A stretch of Henckelia pumila isolate YLH828 chromosome 4, ASM3356847v2, whole genome shotgun sequence DNA encodes these proteins:
- the LOC140866987 gene encoding uncharacterized protein, translated as MTTALRTTLTRCSFFPTYTYHRHPTTTPRAFFSCLLPARGFCDSPKQRSSKLVNFSLPSDSDSDSDSDTAAKKSKLPPPYNPFNKKPAIEELQDPKNLQEVFAKIRQDGLMNSAVKMFDGLSQDGLTHEALELFSQIKDKGQMPDVVAHTAVMEAYVNAGQPKEAHKVYLRMLTSGVLPNAYTYRVVIKGLAESGDAKMVKEAKKYVEEMVGRGMRPNPTTCVRVFEGLTRVGLKDEGRVLLEMLKEKGVAPNEDKIREH; from the coding sequence ATGACGACGGCTCTAAGAACAACTCTTACTCGATGCTCCTTCTTCCCCACTTATACATATCATCGCCACCCAACAACCACTCCACGGGCCTTCTTCTCATGCCTTCTTCCAGCAAGAGGCTTTTGCGATTCTCCCAAGCAACGTAGCTCCAAATTGGTGAACTTCTCCCTGCCCTCCGACTCCGACTCCGACTCCGATTCCGATACCGCAGCCAAGAAATCCAAACTTCCACCACCCTACAACCCGTTCAACAAGAAACCGGCCATTGAAGAACTCCAGGACCCGAAGAATCTCCAGGAAGTTTTCGCCAAGATACGCCAAGACGGCCTTATGAACAGTGCAGTGAAGATGTTCGACGGGTTGTCCCAAGATGGGCTAACCCACGAAGCCCTGGAGCTCTTCTCGCAAATCAAGGATAAAGGGCAGATGCCCGACGTGGTGGCCCACACGGCGGTGATGGAAGCCTACGTAAATGCCGGCCAGCCAAAAGAAGCCCACAAGGTGTACCTAAGAATGCTGACTAGTGGAGTGCTTCCAAATGCATATACCTACAGGGTGGTGATCAAGGGATTGGCGGAGAGCGGGGACGCGAAGATGGTGAAGGAGGCGAAGAAATACGTCGAAGAGATGGTTGGGCGGGGAATGCGTCCAAATCCAACGACTTGTGTGAGGGTTTTCGAAGGCCTGACGAGGGTTGGATTGAAGGATGAAGGCAGGGTATTGCTGGAAATGTTGAAGGAAAAGGGTGTGGCGCCGAATGAAGATAAAATTCGGGAGCACTGA
- the LOC140859909 gene encoding DEAD-box ATP-dependent RNA helicase 3A, chloroplastic produces the protein MAACSSSTIGVSSIYRTNSSLDHSKRPSSTPPLCLHFSTAETPFRVFSSAVRLKTVAGASNSFVAPAVATPNSSVLSEEAFKGFGEFGRGVVSESEYEEDEGGLDGNEAGSVDELEISKLGLPARLVDTLQKRGITQLFPIQRAVLVPALEGRDIIGRAKTGTGKTLAFGIPIIKGLDDLEQERGFLRRGRLPKVLVLAPTRELAKQVEKEFKETAPSLNTACIYGGVSYLTQESALSRGVDIVVGTPGRIIDLINNNSLKLGEVQYLVLDEADQMLAVGFEEDVEVILEKLPAQRQSMLFSATMPGWVKKLARKYLDNPLNIDLVGDQNEKLAEGIKLYAIPTTAASKRTILGDLVMVYARGGKAIVFTQTKRDADEVSMALTNSIASEALHGDISQHQRERTLNGFRQGKFTVLVATDVAARGLDIPNVDLIIHYELPNDPETFVHRSGRTGRAGKEGTAVLMFTSSQRRTVKSLERDVGCKFEFISPPSIQEVLESSAEQVVSTLSGVHPESIEYFTPTAQKLMEQKGVDALAAALATLSGFSQPPSSRSLITHEQGLVTLQLTRETGYSRGYLSARSLTGFLSDVYSSAADEIGKIHLIADEKVQGAVFDLPEEIAKELLNKELPPGNTITKITKLPPLQDDGPPSDYYGKFSNNERRPQRGSRDSRGFRSSRDWLDDDNFDNDSKRGGRSGRTENGWSRNSRSSSGSDWLINDRRSSRSPSSPSFGNRDRAGFGGACFNCGRSGHRASECPNKKDY, from the exons ATGGCGGCTTGCTCGTCTTCCACCATCGGAGTTTCCTCCATTTACCGAACCAACTCCTCCCTCGACCACTCCAAGCGCCCCTCTTCCACCCCACCGCTATGTCTCCATTTCTCCACTGCTGAGACTCCATTCAGAGTCTTTTCTTCTGCCGTTCGCCTCAAAACGGTTGCGGGAGCTTCCAACTCTTTTGTTGCTCCCGCTGTTGCCACTCCGAATTCTTCGGTTCTGAGCGAGGAAGCTTTCAAGGGGTTTGGTGAGTTCGGGAGGGGCGTTGTCAGCGAGAGTGAATACGAGGAGGATGAAGGTGGATTGGATGGGAATGAAGCTGGAAGTGTGGATGAGCTTGAAATTTCGAAACTGGGTTTGCCTGCGCGGCTTGTGGACACGCTCCAAAAGCGTGGGATTACTCAACTTTTTCCTATTCAG AGAGCTGTTTTGGTTCCAGCATTGGAAGGTCGAGATATAATTGGCCGTGCAAAGACTGGAACAGGGAAAACATTGGCATTTGGAATTCCAATAATCAAAGGACTCGATGATCTGGAACAAGAAAGAGGCTTTTTGAG ACGTGGGAGGCTTCCAAAGGTATTGGTTCTTGCACCTACTAGGGAATTGGCTAAGCAAGTGGAGAAGGAATTTAAAGAGACTGCACCATCTTTAAACACGGCTTGTATCTATGGAGGGGTCTCGTATCTCACCCAAGAAAGTGCTCTTTCTCGAGGTGTTGATATCGTGGTTGGAACTCCTGGTAGAATTATTGATCTTATCAATAATAACAGTCTGAAATTGGGTGAAGTTCAATATTTGGTCCTCGACGAAGCGGATCAAATGCTTGCTGTTGGATTTGAGGAAGATGTAGAGGTCATTCTAGAAAAACTTCCTGCACAGAGGCAGAGCATGCTTTTTTCGGCAACCATGCCTGGCTGGGTAAAGAAATTAGCTAGAAAGTATTTAGACAACCCTCTGAACATTGATCTG GTTGGTGACCAAAATGAAAAGTTGGCGGAAGGGATTAAGTTGTATGCTATACCAACTACAGCAGCATCTAAGCGGACAATCCTCGGTGACCTTGTGATG GTTTATGCTAGGGGTGGAAAAGCTATTGTGTTTACACAAACTAAACGAGATGCTGATGAAGTCTCCATGGCATTAACCAATAGCATTGCGTCAGAGGCACTGCATGGCGACATTTCTCAACACCAGAGAGAACGAACACTAAATGGTTTCAGGCAAGGAAAATTTACAGTGCTTGTTGCTACTGATGTTGCTGCTCGTGGGCTTGATATACCTAACGTTGACCTT ATTATCCATTATGAGCTTCCAAACGATCCAGAAACATTTGTGCACAGATCTGGTCGAACTGGTCGTGCAGGAAAAGAAGGCACTGCTGTTTTGATGTTCACTAGTAGCCAGAGAAGGACAGTCAAATCTCTTGAGCGGGATGTTGGCTGCAAGTTTGAGTTCATCAGTCCGCCTTCTATTCAAGAGGTTTTGGAGTCATCAGCTGAGCAAGTGGTTTCTACCCTCAGTGGAGTGCATCCTGAATCAATCGAGTACTTCACTCCCACAGCACAAAAACTGATGGAACAGAAAGGAGTTGATGCTCTTGCTGCTGCTTTAGCAACCTTAAGTGGTTTTTCTCAGCCTCCATCATCCCGTTCTCTTATTACTCATGAACAG GGCCTGGTTACATTACAGTTGACTCGCGAAACTGGTTATTCTCGAGGATACCTGTCTGCCAGATCACTAACCGGGTTTCTTTCTGATGTTTATTCTTCTGCTGCTGATGAAATTGGAAAAATACACCTTATCGCAGATGAAAAG GTTCAAGGAGCAGTTTTTGATCTCCCAGAGGAGATTGCCAAAGAGTTACTAAATAAGGAGCTACCACCTGGGAACACTATAACAAAAATCACCAAG TTGCCCCCTTTGCAAGACGATGGACCTCCAAGTGATTATTATGGCAAATTTTCAAACAACGAGAGGCGCCCACAACGAGGATCGAGGGACTCGAGAGGCTTTAGATCTTCTCGTGATTGGTTGGATGATGATAATTTTGATAATGACTCCAAACGAGGTGGTCGCAGCGGTAGGACTGAAAATGGGTGGTCAAGGAACTCGAGAAGCAGCAGTGGGAGTGATTGGTTAATTAATGATAGACGATCAAGCCGTTCACCATCCTCACCATCTTTTGGGAACCGGGATAG AGCTGGCTTTGGAGGTGCGTGTTTCAACTGTGGACGCTCTGGCCACAGAGCATCAGAATGCCCCAACAAAAAAGATTATTAA